A stretch of Borrelia duttonii Ly DNA encodes these proteins:
- a CDS encoding DUF1463 family protein codes for MDQVYSLTKIFFSIKDKQIQSGKLELTSEPTTRAVSSTEDMGPPVVSFRDPKTITFIFNVEVTIGSYDYKQLTDMSQNQFYNAEESTHEKLLSLVFNDFENIHIVSNHAFFAEEPSRSYAAEAEKVTFEIRAINCKVKKTK; via the coding sequence ATGGATCAGGTTTACAGCTTAACTAAAATATTTTTCTCAATCAAAGATAAGCAAATTCAAAGTGGGAAATTAGAACTTACTAGTGAACCTACAACAAGAGCTGTATCTAGTACTGAAGATATGGGACCTCCGGTAGTTAGTTTTAGAGACCCTAAAACTATTACTTTCATATTCAATGTTGAAGTAACTATTGGATCTTACGATTATAAGCAACTAACAGATATGTCTCAAAATCAATTTTACAATGCAGAAGAAAGTACGCACGAAAAACTGCTAAGCCTTGTATTCAATGATTTTGAAAACATTCACATTGTATCTAATCATGCATTCTTTGCAGAAGAACCATCAAGAAGCTATGCTGCTGAAGCAGAAAAAGTTACGTTTGAAATTAGAGCGATTAATTGCAAAGTAAAAAAAACTAAATAA
- a CDS encoding DUF787 family protein → MPSDTISVNLTHSRLDLNQVSYYTPLLVYKCAKIKLNTVSPKNKILYLNINDYEKAIGALEKEGNNGDDEFNAEKEYLKQAIQSFFAEDDKGLRAVTLAIYKDTAEAKGIKELFKRSRNSFIVFINTYASNNDGGDGLTIYKDDYVNFKDPAHFFVFATKESEVKELFKNGSNSKSKIIVIHSKGTQQLHLRFVSKYLHEASMFHAVNPYGLTFSGINPITNSEEITKLRQANINFYSHLNESGLDGFPAFKEGICLDSSPIDEIFTYDYIKYEFIAELIRIWNLNNRQNSKLSALQLSGQRDTAYSAAIACKLKEFVDAGIIVSYSKLKIQISSSAALKLFLSLSITYNYSMKGVVLNITTQDIQSYQNSLKEVE, encoded by the coding sequence ATGCCATCTGATACAATTAGCGTTAATTTGACGCATTCTAGATTGGATCTAAATCAAGTAAGTTATTATACACCACTACTTGTCTACAAATGTGCCAAAATCAAACTTAATACTGTATCTCCAAAAAATAAAATACTATATCTAAATATAAATGATTATGAAAAAGCAATTGGTGCACTTGAAAAAGAAGGTAATAATGGTGATGATGAATTTAATGCAGAAAAAGAGTATTTGAAACAAGCGATTCAATCATTTTTTGCAGAAGATGATAAAGGATTAAGAGCTGTAACACTGGCTATATATAAAGATACAGCAGAAGCAAAAGGGATCAAAGAGCTATTCAAAAGAAGTAGGAATTCTTTCATTGTATTTATCAACACTTACGCAAGTAATAATGATGGTGGTGATGGTCTCACTATCTACAAAGATGATTATGTCAATTTCAAAGACCCCGCTCACTTCTTTGTTTTTGCAACTAAAGAATCTGAAGTGAAAGAATTGTTCAAAAATGGTTCAAACTCCAAATCTAAAATTATCGTTATTCATTCTAAAGGAACTCAACAATTACATTTGAGATTTGTATCTAAATATTTACATGAAGCAAGTATGTTTCATGCTGTAAACCCTTATGGACTTACATTTAGTGGTATCAATCCTATTACTAATAGTGAAGAAATTACTAAGCTTAGACAAGCTAATATCAATTTCTACTCACATCTTAATGAAAGTGGACTTGATGGTTTTCCAGCATTCAAAGAGGGGATTTGTCTTGATTCTAGCCCTATAGACGAAATTTTTACTTATGACTATATCAAATATGAATTTATCGCGGAACTTATCAGAATATGGAACTTGAACAATAGACAAAATAGTAAATTATCAGCGCTTCAACTATCAGGACAAAGAGATACTGCTTATAGTGCAGCAATTGCATGCAAACTGAAAGAGTTTGTTGATGCAGGTATAATTGTTTCTTATTCTAAGCTCAAAATACAAATATCGTCAAGTGCTGCACTAAAACTATTCTTATCACTAAGTATCACTTACAACTATTCTATGAAGGGCGTGGTATTGAATATCACAACACAAGATATACAAAGTTACCAAAATAGTTTGAAGGAGGTTGAATAA
- a CDS encoding DUF3890 domain-containing protein, giving the protein MSQHESQEETQELQNEIRQLYTEIIELLDTNEETVSFSTFMQYAKLVNMLLEVRGIDVEMLTASHIKLLMYYYTGCRLKKSGTIDDFSGNSQVVKRHKLNELEIEYEQVQSQSDGSESFGAGIKVSEGFCSSFDSLLANLALVEESTTKKYCIGVAR; this is encoded by the coding sequence ATGTCACAGCATGAAAGTCAAGAAGAAACACAAGAACTTCAAAATGAAATACGCCAACTTTACACGGAAATAATAGAATTATTAGACACTAATGAAGAGACTGTGAGTTTTTCTACTTTTATGCAGTATGCAAAATTAGTCAATATGCTTCTTGAAGTTAGGGGTATTGACGTAGAGATGCTCACGGCTTCACATATTAAATTGTTGATGTATTACTATACTGGCTGCAGACTAAAGAAAAGCGGAACTATCGATGATTTTAGTGGCAATAGTCAAGTAGTGAAGAGGCATAAACTTAATGAACTTGAGATCGAATATGAACAGGTCCAATCACAATCTGATGGTTCTGAATCTTTTGGTGCTGGGATCAAAGTTAGTGAAGGGTTCTGTTCGTCTTTTGATTCATTATTAGCTAATTTAGCACTTGTTGAAGAATCAACAACTAAAAAATATTGCATAGGAGTTGCTCGTTAA
- a CDS encoding DUF1506 family protein, with translation MQVNPVRTKFAQMAESVISYFEDKKPLRLYKKRYEYNEDTASIDAIIDKDNFQEFTGVLFSINPDSIVSINESNLGDMTCLYTLYTSAQLDFEISDRISEGDLDNFHFEIISIDGSVGYLTLTLKGVGRYA, from the coding sequence ATGCAGGTAAATCCCGTTAGAACTAAATTTGCTCAAATGGCAGAATCTGTTATATCCTATTTTGAAGACAAAAAACCTTTGAGGCTTTACAAAAAAAGATATGAATATAATGAAGATACTGCAAGTATTGACGCAATAATTGACAAAGACAACTTTCAAGAATTTACAGGTGTACTATTTAGCATTAATCCCGATTCTATTGTAAGTATCAATGAATCAAATCTTGGTGATATGACATGTCTTTACACCCTTTACACAAGTGCACAACTTGACTTTGAGATCTCAGATAGAATTTCTGAAGGTGATTTAGATAATTTTCACTTCGAAATAATATCAATTGATGGTTCTGTTGGTTATCTAACTTTGACATTGAAGGGAGTTGGGAGATATGCATGA
- a CDS encoding DUF764 family protein has product MILDITTIEKCIISTLKDFTKFASIYNLSVDILNTYNHPYMSKYTVDNSNIIAVQFSDIDGLFEHNSRTGVFYDNVNEFAIHFQLYFMALTSNSDKNPHERLMLLYALFSDFLHDSSTQSFTFTPEDNCDYQKNVKFHIRHTTNMQNNGLLDVNSNNSKSTYCLSQGFVANIQIKEEKVKEQNNAI; this is encoded by the coding sequence ATGATTCTGGATATCACTACCATTGAAAAATGCATAATATCCACTCTAAAAGACTTCACTAAATTTGCAAGTATTTATAATCTTTCTGTTGATATTCTAAATACATATAACCATCCATATATGTCTAAATATACAGTGGATAATTCAAATATAATTGCTGTGCAGTTTAGTGATATTGATGGTCTATTTGAGCATAATTCAAGAACAGGTGTGTTTTACGATAATGTGAACGAATTTGCTATTCATTTTCAACTATATTTTATGGCACTAACGAGCAATTCAGATAAAAATCCACATGAAAGACTTATGTTACTTTATGCATTATTTAGTGATTTTTTACATGATTCTTCGACTCAAAGTTTCACTTTTACACCTGAAGATAATTGTGACTACCAAAAAAATGTGAAATTTCACATTCGCCATACAACAAATATGCAAAACAATGGTCTACTTGACGTGAATAGCAATAATAGCAAATCCACGTATTGTTTAAGCCAAGGATTTGTAGCAAATATACAAATCAAAGAAGAAAAAGTTAAGGAGCAAAATAATGCCATCTGA
- a CDS encoding DUF1473 family protein yields MIQLYKMNILTKKETHTFDVKVLPVYQWDSILGFSQNYGIDKLNNIDYLRTITNIMIKPDFLDKFYFILDDNRKYISYYKDYLVAILYSIQFDTFTLEEDFKKPSLIYLSHYLNADGGFVKFDYINDSWNYEQVIQNIDSRETEF; encoded by the coding sequence ATGATTCAACTTTACAAAATGAATATTTTAACTAAAAAAGAAACACACACATTCGATGTAAAAGTATTACCTGTGTATCAATGGGATTCTATATTAGGTTTTTCACAAAATTATGGGATTGACAAACTCAATAATATTGATTATCTCAGAACGATAACAAACATTATGATCAAACCCGACTTTTTAGACAAATTTTACTTCATTTTAGACGACAATAGAAAATATATTTCTTACTACAAGGATTATCTTGTAGCAATATTGTATTCAATTCAATTTGATACATTTACCTTAGAAGAAGACTTCAAAAAACCAAGTCTCATTTACTTAAGTCATTATCTAAATGCTGATGGTGGATTTGTAAAATTTGACTATATTAACGATAGTTGGAATTATGAACAAGTAATACAAAATATCGATTCACGAGAAACAGAATTTTAA
- a CDS encoding DUF1322 family protein — MKINKRSDILEEITHSYFKFLENAKKDKYHFPVMMDICSFDEVKTLNYKDLMEVNKISDLKLQMKIYEMSLSRGIL; from the coding sequence ATGAAAATAAACAAAAGAAGTGATATTCTTGAAGAAATAACACACTCATATTTCAAATTCCTTGAAAACGCCAAAAAAGACAAATATCACTTCCCCGTTATGATGGATATTTGTAGCTTTGATGAAGTAAAGACACTCAATTATAAAGACTTGATGGAGGTGAACAAAATATCGGATTTGAAACTTCAAATGAAGATATATGAAATGTCTCTATCTAGAGGAATATTATGA